A single region of the Montipora capricornis isolate CH-2021 chromosome 13, ASM3666992v2, whole genome shotgun sequence genome encodes:
- the LOC138030918 gene encoding uncharacterized protein, with product MASYVIAVLFINIPVDENIDILTAKTFQNNWFNVIHNLNITRSRVKQHLKMTAKNQLFQSIGQLYEQRDGIAMGSPLGPLMTNSFLCHIEENLDQANKLPSLYKQYVDDTLAFVDNINDAAESFLHVLNKSHPSLEFTMELAVENSLPFLGIKITKIGCSLETKVYRKPTDKGLLLHFQSHVDIKIQESASEYYAL from the coding sequence ATGGCATCCTATGTTATCGCGGTCTTGTTTATAAACATACCCGTGGACGAAAACATTGACATACTTACAGCTAAAACTTTTCAGAACAACTGGTTCAATGTTATTCATAACTTGAACATTACCCGATCGCGGGTGAAACAACACCTCAAAATGACTGCGAAGAATCAGCTTTTCCAGTCCATCGGTCAGCTTTATGAACAGAGAGACGGCATAGCAATGGGTTCTCCCCTGGGACCTCTCATGACCAATAGTTTCCTGTGTCACATCGAAGAAAATCTCGATCAAGCTAACAAACTCCCATCTTTGTACAAGCAATATGTTGATGACACCCTAGCTTTTGTAGACAACATCAACGACGCAGCTGAGTCCTTCCTCCATGTATTAAACAAATCCCACCCGTCCCTGGAATTTACTATGGAGTTAGCAGTTGAGAATAGCCTCCCATTTCTGGGtataaaaatcacaaaaataggcTGTAGTCTAGAAACGAAAGTCTATAGAAAACCTACTGACAAAGGTCTCCTGTTACACTTTCAAAGTCATGTGGAcataaaaatacaagaaagcGCTTCTGAATACTATGCTTTATAG
- the LOC138030920 gene encoding uncharacterized protein, translated as MIAKNQLFQFNCQLYEQIDGVAMGSPLAPLMANSFLCHIDENLDQANKLPSLYKRYDDDTLALVDNIDDAESFLHVVNEAHPSQEFTKELAVENRIPFLALLNTTLYRGLWISSTWEIFHKEVERQKEIFKKLQYPIALFHSTVQRVIQEKQQQQQQQHQQQQQTKLQQSDDDKVVRFSLPFKDQFSCENVKKQLRQLNRKIKVQIEPVFTTRKLGTNFGLKEEKHPLVSRQNVVYFFQCDLCEAGYVGYTC; from the exons ATGATTGCGAAGAATCAACTTTTCCAGTTTAACTGTCAGCTATATGAACAGATAGACGGCGTAGCAATGGGTTCTCCCCTGGCACCTCTCATGGCCAATAGTTTCCTGTGTCACATCGATGAAAATCTAGATCAAGCTAACAAACTCCCATCTTTGTACAAGCGATATGATGATGACACCCTCGCTTTGGTAGACAACATCGACGACGCAGAGTCCTTCCTACATGTAGTAAACGAAGCCCACCCATCCCAGGAATTTACTAAGGAGTTAGCAGTTGAGAATAGAATCCCATTTCTGG CGCTGCTGAATACTACGCTTTATAGAGGTTTATGGATCTCGTCAACCTGGGAAATCTTTCACAAGGAAGTTGAGCGTCAGAAGGAAATCTTCAAAAAACTGCAGTACCCTATAGCTCTTTTCCACTCGACTGTGCAAAGAGttatacaagaaaaacaacagcagcagcaacaacaacatcaacaacagcaacaaacaaAGTTACAGCAGTCAGATGATGACAAAGTCGTTAGATTCTCTCTTCCATTCAAAGACCAGTTTTCCTGTGAGAACGTCAAAAAACAACTTCGGCAATTAAACAGAAAGATCAAAGTTCAAATAGAGCCAGTGTTTACAACCAGAAAACTCGGCACCAACTTTGGTTTGAAGGAAGAAAAACACCCACTTGTAAGTAGACAGAatgttgtttacttttttcagtgtgacctgtgcgaggCAGGTTATGTGGGGTACACATGTTGA